The following proteins are co-located in the Colletotrichum lupini chromosome 4, complete sequence genome:
- a CDS encoding H3 K56 histone acetylation protein KAT11 yields MATPSRTKATAQSSALLLEKLSAVLPKGYRFGIHHLSTPPTKTDALYSAPPEEREDKTFCEKHFLAISIDIPSITTDAALEAKETTSKQVLVLALEVYIYTTAYSSTFFVAKADSTGYLKLLNLPKGTSSPIKEISSAFVSYLVEQRRRKGIQSIVSLFARAQDQYLFPGSVEYSGKHVLDDRGLVKWWCKVLDPLLENPPVGKGAPWGTVKGYLVIPGLDNYETKAFLPKTPKSASNWVLGHALEKISHYTKEYDWVPARCLIPRFPDDPKSRFRDELDEEAGKSKQIKTTGQWKSVKSLDTFWEMMAYRQECSSGRLTGFIWVVFDEEAEQVHTDSASANLPTPNPSFDASNPPVTPSKQKAVRPVTPMSTPRKLFPVPPSGTPTKTKTKPEKPESKNKHKKNKSNLAGVVKSRQPRIKTQQRNYLLDKPISTAYYFWPAEGRGRKIVDENDYKRVNELLLRLDFAKPEIAASGTRRWISEVGMGDDWGMQVVGRKETPTPASNGSSANAVNVISGLIKRKRPEDSATPTSDEPPTKVNVLSTGLIRKKSKDESAAAAANGGETPQVNVSGAGLVRKKRDV; encoded by the coding sequence ATGGCGACTCCGAGCCGAACCAAGGCCACCGCCCAGAGCAGTGCTCTTCTCCTTGAGAAATTGTCCGCTGTTCTGCCCAAGGGCTACCGCTTTGGCATCCACCACCTCTCAACTCCTCCGACCAAGACGGACGCCCTGTACTCAGCTCCTCCCGAAGAACGAGAAGACAAGACCTTTTGCGAAAAGCATTTTCTTGCAATATCCATCGATATTCCCTCAATCACTACCGACGCTGCCCTTGAAGCAAAGGAGACTACCTCGAAGCAAGTTCTTGTCCTCGCGCTAGAGGTCTACATCTACACGACTGCATACTCCAGCACTTTCTTCGTTGCCAAAGCCGATTCAACTGGCTACTTGAAGCTTCTCAACCTTCCCAAAGGCACCTCATCGCCAATCAAGGAGATTAGCAGTGCCTTTGTTTCGTACCTGGTCGAGCAGCGCAGGCGCAAGGGCATTCAATCCATCGTTAGTCTCTTCGCCCGGGCTCAAGATCAATACCTCTTCCCTGGCTCTGTCGAGTACAGTGGCAAGCATGTGCTCGATGACAGAGGACTAGTGAAGTGGTGGTGCAAAGTCCTAGACCCTCTCTTGGAGAACCCTCCCGTGGGAAAGGGAGCTCCATGGGGTACTGTCAAAGGCTACCTCGTCATCCCGGGACTCGACAATTACGAAACCAAGGCTTTCCTGCCCAAGACCCCAAAGAGCGCGTCAAATTGGGTCCTGGGTCACGCTCTCGAGAAGATCTCGCATTACACTAAGGAGTACGATTGGGTACCTGCACGATGCCTTATCCCCCGGTTCCCAGACGATCCGAAATCCCGATTCCGAGACGAGCTGGATGAAGAAGCGGGCAAGTCGAAGCAAATCAAGACCACTGGACAATGGAAGAGCGTGAAGAGCTTGGATACCTTCTGGGAAATGATGGCATACAGACAAGAGTGTTCGAGCGGTCGGCTCACGGGCTTCATCTGGGTTGTCTTTGATGAGGAGGCCGAGCAAGTGCATACTGACAGTGCCTCTGCAAATCTCCCAACGCCGAACCCTTCTTTCGATGCGTCTAACCCGCCCGTCACGCCTAGCAAGCAGAAGGCAGTACGGCCCGTCACACCCATGTCCACCCCTCGCAAGCTGTTTCCCGTGCCACCTTCCGGCACACCGACTAAGACCAAGACTAAGCCAGAGAAGCCTGAGAGCAAAAACAAACATAAGAAGAACAAGTCTAATTTGGCGGGAGTCGTTAAGTCAAGACAGCCACGCATCAAAACCCAACAGCGTAACTACCTGCTAGACAAGCCAATCTCGACTGCCTATTACTTCTGGCCTGCTGAGGGTAGGGGCCGCAAGATTGTCGATGAGAACGATTACAAGAGAGTCAATGAGCTTCTCCTACGCCTAGACTTTGCCAAACCAGAGATCGCAGCTAGCGGCACGCGGCGATGGATCAGCGAGGTCGGCATGGGAGACGATTGGGGCATGCAGGTTGTGGGCCGGAAGGAGACTCCAACGCCAGCGTCAAATGGCTCTTCGGCGAACGCCGTGAATGTCATCTCGGGCCTTATTAAGCGCAAGCGCCCGGAGGACTCCGCGACTCCTACTTCAGATGAGCCGCCGACCAAGGTTAACGTCCTCAGTACGGGGCTCATTCGAAAGAAGTCTAAAGACGAATCAGCGGCCGCAGCGGCGAACGGAGGGGAAACACCGCAAGTCAACGTGTCAGGAGCCGGTCTCGTCCGCAAGAAGCGTGACGTATGA
- a CDS encoding RNase III domain-containing protein translates to MPRDVEKLFRAPIAKKFPASGALAIRRYAHTEIRTTPSSLPRRPPPMATNGSRSAYSLTRQAARHCQSAANSRVVSPIQRLSRSFATTTSRKEAEAESKFDQLSRKTEEAERPDEIRQRPRWSYTPEGMKAPFSPHITKNPARSVWKVNEDPKKLDQMYVKLLGRDGDKMLPDETKWLAVTHKSFDQGRRGFNDKLAYLGKDTRLCSQPSFSRQAVILETTNRIVTGTDSSKKAIVPEKSYQRTPFEHPALTRVDNLNAEQPQKVVTKEKVEALALAAGLDKVLRWKPAKPENLSGSGQQIVLNSAVFAIVGAITLQHGAEVAGRVIRDRILRPLSANRCKTFDKKDINPSCGAREAAEAIFSSFSRSHDAVLSPDRA, encoded by the exons ATGCCACGTGACGTCGAGAAATTGTTCCGAGCGCCCATCGCGAAAAAGTTCCCAGCATCAGGAGCTCTAGCTATACGACGGTACGCCCACACCGAAATCCGCACCACACCGTCGTCCCTCCCTCGCCGACCGCCCCCAATGGCAACCAACGGCTCCCGGTCAGCATATAGCCTCACGAGGCAAGCCGCGAGGCATTGCCAATCAGCGGCAAACTCACGAGTCGTCTCTCCTATCCAACGCCTCTCCCGATCCTTTGCGACGACCACCTCCCGAAAGGAGGCCGAGGCGGAGAGCAAATTCGATCAACTGTCACGGAAAACCGAAGAGGCTGAGCGGCCCGATGAGATCAGACAGCGCCCGAGATGGTCATACACTCCCGAGGGAATGAAGGCACCCTTCTCGCCTCACATCACCAAGAACCCGGCGCGCAGTGTTTGGAAGGTCAACGAGGATCCCAAGAAGCTGGATCAGATGTACGTGAAGCTTCTGGGCAGAGATGGAGACAAGATGTTGCCGGATGAGACCAAGTGGCTGGCGGTCACGCACAAGAGTTTCGACCAGGGTCGCCGGGGATTCAACGACAAGCTGGCATACTTGGGTAAGGACACACGACTTTGCTCCCAACCAAGCTTCA GTAGACAGGCGGTTATTCTCGAGACCACGAACCGCATAGTGACGGGGACCGATTCCTCGAAGAAGGCAATCGTTCCGGAAAAATCGTATCAGCGAACACCCTTTGAGCACCCTGCTCTCACGAGAGTCGACAACCTCAACGCCGAGCAGCCCCAGAAGGTCGTTACGAAAGAAAAGGTCGAGGCGCTGGCGCTCGCTGCCGGTCTTGACAAAGTTTTGCGATGGAAGCCGGCAAAG CCCGAAAACCTTTCTGGCTCTGGCCAGCAAATTGTTCTCAACTCGGCAGTCTTTGCTATCGTCGGAGCCATCACCCTCCAGCACGGCGCCGAAGTGGCAGGTAGAGTTATCAGGGACAGAATATTGAGGCCGCTCTCGGCGAACCG GTGTAAAACATTTGACAAAAAGGACATCAATCCCAGCTGCGGCGCAAGAGAGGCAGCGGAAGCAATATTTTCCTCGTTTTCCCGCAGTCATGACGCTGTGCTGTCGCCGGACCGCGCATAA